The region GCCGGAGTTGATAGAATCAAATTCCAGGCGAGCGGGCGGCTGCAAGCGAGCAGTGTCAGGGCACCGTAGCCCGGAGGCGTTTATCATGATCGTCGCGCTCTGCCAGGGAACTCTACAGTTATGTCCGCTATCGGACTGTTTTGTATGGCTGGGAAGGTTTCGGGATTCAGACCCGAACCCGAAAATAAAATCTGCATCTTGGACATTTAAAAGTTTTATTTCTTCGCTTTGGGAACCCATTCGCGGGTGACCGATTTTGTGTTCGCCACGCGGGAGGGACACAGGTCGGAGTGAAAGTGATGTGGCTAAAAGGTAAGACGATGACTGGATGCCCCGTTCGTTGGCGTCGTTGAACTCAACCCGATGGCAGGTATGAACCATTGGCATGCCGGACTTGAATTCTTGGGCGCATTGTGAAGGCTTCCCGGTTACTGCACGGTGGCTGCACGTGTTCGCGTTGCGTTTGTCACACCGTCAGTGTCCGATTGCTAGTATCGGTGGAAGAGTAGATAAACCTGTTTGGGTTTATTGTGTATTTTGTTTCGAACATTTTGCCACTTCAACCGGTTAATGCATTCCAGTGAAGGAGTACAGTAGAGAGAATGTCTCTCTCACTGGATGTCATTTCTGCTAAATTGTAACACTTTCCACGACGTCACGCCACGGTCCGATGCAAAGTAATCGCATGATGATTGATTGGAGAAAGCAATCAGCAAAGGGGAACAATCACCAGTGAGTTATGCTTCACCTGTGCagaatcgattttccatcaataATGGCAAGCGAGCATCGTGTGCGAACGGTACAGAACCAGTATTGTGAGCCTCGTGGAACCAACAACCATCTACCGGCGCATATTGTTACGCGATCCAGTGAGTTGTTGGGACGGTGCTCCAATCGCTGAATGGCCACCCCTAGACGACAATGTTGGCCTCGAAAATAGCTAAATTGATGGTTTGCGTGTTATGAGATCGAGCCATAACGGCCGGTCAGGGCCTCTGCCACAGCGCCAAAGGTTCAGAGCCTGACAGAAACGGCCGCTCGTATCATGCAGGATTATACATCCGCCGTGTTCGAGGCGGTTCAGCGCGACGGAAAGGGTGtttcatataaaaataaataaatatcacCAATTCAAGGGGAGCCCTATACCGGCGGGACTAGCGAGCCTTCTGTTGGCCAGAGAAATGGGCGTAAAGATGATGAGGAATAAAACGACAAACGAATAACGAAGAAAGCTTTCTCCGATTCGGAAATATGCTGCAATCGCGGTTACCAAAACTGGAGAGAATTACAATTTATTAGCCTTTCGTTGGTGAATTGCTATTGGTTTTGGAAATTTTTGTCTTCTACCAAACCGGAATCACAGGTTGTTCCTTTCGCTTGGGTGTAGACCCTTTTGAATGTAACGAAAGGAGATGCTTtgggatttaaaaaaaattaaaaatccgGAATACCCTTTGAGCCTCTAGACAGCTTCCGTAATTTATAATGTTGGTTATTTCCTGACTCCATATAAAGTCAGAAATTATCGCTTTAAAAAATACACGGCGGATCTACTATGTTTCATTCTATAACCGATCTTATGTGGCACAATATATCAGGAGCAGCCACTTGAGATCGGCAAGGCGTGCTAGACATGATTGCAGATAAGCTCAACCCTCTCCCAGATGAGTCACTTTGATACAGCTGTATGGTTGACTACCGGTCCAGTGGTGCTTGTTTACCATGACAGTCTTTAACAAATATGCTCAAACGTATCGCATCAAAACCTGACAGCTGATAATACAATTGAGGGCAATTTCTTCTTATGTCCAgctttttgatttgcgttcAGCATTGCATACTATCATAACTCCTCGCAACTGCTCCATAAAAACAATCTGTTATCACTGTAAATTACTTCCGTTTCGCTCTGATAACATTATCAATGACGACGATTTTGGAGGTTTGCCGCAAGTGGCTCCCAGTAGATTGCAAAAGATAGCAAGCAACCGGGCACATGTGTCAGtatttgccaaaaatggtAAATTATTCAACCTACAGGATTATGGGTTTTGCTGCGGCACAAgcattgttttcgtttgacaCAAGCGGTAATTCCCAAAGTTGTGTGCCgtgaatgaatatttaatttccttttccacttcTGTACACCGGCTTGAAATGTGATGATATCGTGCCTGTCGTATACGTTAACcgctcgatgacgacgacaacgacgacgatgctacGCTTGCGACTGACACAAATCTAACCGATGTCCTTCGAAGCCTTACCATCGCcgaaggaaaattgatttccgcGTGATAAGGGACAAGGACGGAGAGATAGCGAAGCAAAGAGAGTAAGTAATTATAGCAATGTGACCATGGAGTCCTTGCTCTCTGGCGTAAATGTAAGAAaacgcgagagagcgagagcgaaaatgTATTATGTACATGCAAGTAGTTCAGTACATAAACGAGAAATGCACCTCGGAGAAACATGAAGGATACTCACATTTGAATGCCAAGGTCGTGAACTTCAGCCAACGAAAAGTGCATCCGTTTGCTCCACATAATCTCGAGTGTATGCACAGCGCGCAGGACGTCCGTGATGTCACAGCACATTTGTGATGTAAGCAGAAGTGTCTGTATGATCCTTCAAAAGGGTACATCACCGATGCAGTTGTTTGAACCGGAAGATGCGTCACTTATACCTTCGAGTGTGTGAATGGATGTTTGGGATTTCCAATGTGTGCGGCGTGGACCCTCCAGACAGTCAAGTGCCCCTATCTTCCACGAGAAACGCGGTGTGTTTGATGGCTATGGTCAGTAATGACCGCGTGGGGAACCAGCGTGTGTCACTCATTGTTTGAGCACGATAAAAAGCAATTATGATAAGCGTCTGATAAGAAGAGCAAGATGAATAATTTGATTAGAGGTGATAGCACCCAACTGGATCGCACGCCTATTGCACCGGTATAAAATGGGGACCAAGCGTGCCTTCAGTCTACAGACGATTGTGGATAGTAACCTCAGACGGAGTGTCCGTGCAGTTAATCAAAAATGATTAAATCGTTTAATAAGCGCAATTGTGTTTGTCTGGCCCTTGCGCTACTGTGTCAAGTGATACTCATCAGTGCAGAAGTTGAGCAGAATGTTACTTTAACGACAGATGGAACTGTTCCTACTACGGCATCTACAGTGGATTGTTTCCCAACGTGCACCACGCCGTCATTCAACTTTACGGACCCTTTCCCGACCGGCACAACGCAAGATGCGAACTGGACCACACCGTACTACAATTGGACTACTCCAAGTCAGAATTGGACGACTCCAGATTGGAACGCCACCTGGATACCCACGGGATCTACTCCAGATGCTAACTGGACGATTCCTCCTGTGAATTGGACTACTCCAGACTACAATTGGACTACTCCGAGTCAGAATTGGACGATTCCTCCTGTGAATTGGACTACTCCAGACTACAATTGGACTACTCCGAGTCAGAATTGGACGACTCCAGATTATAACGCCACCTGGATACCCACGGGATCTACTCCAGATGCTAACTGGACGATTCCTCCTGTGAACTGGACTACTCCAGACTACAATTGGACTACTCCGAGTCAGAATTGGACGATTCCTCCAGTGAACTGGACTACTCCAGACTACAATTGGACTACCCCGAGTCAGAATTGGACGATTCCTCCTGTGAATTGGACTACTCCAGACTACAATTGGACTACTCCGAGTCAGAATTGGACGACTCCAGATTATAACGCCACCTGGATACCCACGGGATCTACTCCAGATGCTAACTGGACGATTCCTCCTGTGAACTGGACTACTCCAGACTACAATTGGACTACTCCGAGTCAGAATTGGACGATTCCTCCAGTGAACTGGACTACTCCAGACTACAATTGGACTACCCCGAGTCAGAATTGGACGATTCCTCCTGTGAATTGGACTACTCCAGACTACAATTGGACTACTCCGAGTCAGAATTGGACGACTCCAGATTATAACGCCACCTGGATACCCACGGGATCTACTCCAAATGCTAACTCCACGCTTCCTACTCAAAATCCCACGGTTGATTGTGCACCGACCTGCACTACACCTTCCTTCACCACGCCGTTGCCGACTACCATTACTAGCTCAAACTCTTCTTTGAAGAGAGGATCTAACGCGCGAAAGTCACTACGAAACTCCCATCCACGACACAGGGCAGCTTTTAACTCGCACGGAAAACTCAAGCAACAACAGACAAGAGCTTCTTCCGATCCGCAACAAGATCTTCCTGAGGCAAATGTGTTTCCGAGGAAACGGCTGCATTATCGTGCAAAACATTTGAATGATGATAGCAATGAGAGTCGGTCGGTGTAAAAACAAAGTGATGAGATACAAATCATGACTGCATTAATCTTAACACATCAAAGCAGTTTTTTCAGCAGTACACCATTGATCACAATTAGACATTGTAACAGACGCAATAGTAATCAAACTCGTATCTCAGATGGAAAATTATAAGCAAGAATCTTGATAAACTCGGTTACTGATTACAAATTTGGTTTTTCGTTGATTGGAATCCTTGAAAGAGGGGCGACACTATTGTATACCATCCTAGCCTTTTGCCCCTTCATATCTTCTGCCAAGGCGCCGGCGCTCCATCTTCGTGTCTACTCTTTGTCTACTACACCCATACCATTGCTCCAAACAATCTACACAAGCGACATAGCGAGAGGACCTAAACGTTTTGTTTATATTGCACTTTATGCTGCACGAAATCTTCATACGAAACATTGCCACAACGTGTTGGCGGattattttctcttttaaattttctacTGCATAGTGCGATGAGAGATTTTCTcaataaattcataaaaaacatttaaaaaaataaaaattagaCTACAGTTACTGTTTTCGATACCGAAAAACagttaaaaaataaagttcGTTAATTAACTCATTTTTCAATTGTCCAGAAACAGTCAAAGGAAACGACGCAAATAACTTTAAATCAAAAAGTCTTTCAATTATAAGCTATTAAAAATACTTGATTAGTTGCTCTTTTTACTACTTTTTGcattgaaaaataaaagccTATAAATTTGATTGCAAGAGTAGATAAACTGCATGTTGGTACATGATATCATACATCATCTCACCAAGCGAAATGTGTCGATTATTTGTCACGAACTGTACGAAAATTCACCCTCCAACTTATGCTCCCCGCTTATGCTCTCGGGCAGACACTACCACACTCAGAAGAAGTGTGCGCACATCGCGATGCTTGGTGGGGTAGGGTGGCTCGATGGTTCACTCTTTGCTCGGCGGTCGTGTGGTTCGGTTGTGTTAACTTTGCGTGTGCTCGATGCTAGTAAATAAGTattcgccccaaaaacgccACCTCCACCGTGGAAAACCACatcgctttttgctttttctagTGTGACCTGCGTTTTTGTTCGTGCATAAGGTGACGACAATTGTCCATTTACAGCTTTGCATCCATCGACAACGTCGGTAGTGTTTCGTGTTATTCGTGTCCGCGCTTTGCGCAACACCGTAAGATTCACCCAGGGGAAAAgtcgtggaaaatcgaattaaacactcgctcgctggtcatCGTTGGTCAACAGACGCACACGCAACGAGAAAGGAAGTGAGCACCATGGCCCTAGGACACTGGGTTTTTTGATTAATCGATAAGTGGGTTAGCTACAGACCTTTTCGATCTCCTGTAGTGCCGTCCAATCcgttgtcctcgtcctcgctctCACGTGGTGTTGCGTATGCGGACACTCTTGCCTTTGCGAGGgggtgcgtgttttgtgtgtatgcGTTGAACATAGTAGTGTGTCCTTGCGTTGTGACAGTTGTAGTGAGCAGCACGAACGGGAACGAGGGACTATGGCATGTCCTTCTCTCCAggatttgtgttgttgtttgatttcctTCCTGCGAGAGAGTCCCGCTCAGCTGACTCCTTGTCGAGTTCTCCGCAAGGCGAGCTGGCTATTCGTTTCCATATGTTGGTTTAAAAAGGTCACAGGTTAGTTCTCGTGTAGGCTCTTCCAGGATGCACTACGCGTGGCACTTGGGAAGGATATATAGTGCTTAGTGATTCCGACCTCGAGTGCAGTTTCCCGCACACCAATACAACCTTTTCGCTGCATGATGCACCACCACTAGGGAACCACTGTTTCCCCAATCGGGGAAGAGACTCCTGAGAATCCAGTTTGTGTTTGCGAAATCAGGAAGCAACCTCATAGCCTGTAGTATCGGTGTAGGAccgaatggtgatgatgtcatTGTTAGTCCTTCTGCCATTCTCCTTTCGCAGACCGCAGCTAGATGcccggtttttttccttcaataTTCTTCCTAAGTTACTCCAAGTGAAGTGATTCCAGTGTTCAGCCGCCAGTGTCAATAAGCCGCAAGTTGTTTCCTTGTGTACGAGTGTGTCAGCCCCAGTGTTCCGCTTTCGCTTGGGAAAATGTTTGTTACGGCGTCCGCCGACTGTGAGTCACCCGATGACGATCCGTGCGTCGATGCGGCCCGCGATGTTGCCTACTGTCCACCGGACAATTTTGTGGCCTCCGTGGCTCCGATGCCCCGGAAAGGAGTCGGTAGCAGCACTGGCACCGCGGTAGCACCGACAGGTCGCATCCCCCAGGCTGCACCCCGGACGTCGCAACCACCGACGCCCAAGCCTAGATCAGGTATCTTGTCAATTTGTGAGTGAACAGTTTAGCATTATCTTGTCGTACTTATCGGAGCTTGCTTTTCATGCCCAGTTTAATTATAACGCAACGTACAGTTTATGAGgagttgattgaattgaattacgGTTCAAGCCAGACTAGCGCACGGTATGACTCATCGAGCCGCGAAGCGTTGTGGCTCTGGGCATGTCCAAATATTTATCTAGCTTTATACCTCACCGCGCCCCTGACGGTCTTCGTGACTGTTATGCTAAGCCAAATTAAATGTCTCGAATCAACGCCTTCGAGGCAATTATCATAATGGGCGACGCCGGATAATTTGTTTGTGGCTGCTAGTAATCGCAAATAGCTCATCTAGCAGATGGATCGGTATTATGGACCTTTATCGCCTCTTTAGTTTGCTTTCTGAGTCATCAGATCACAGAGATTAAGTGCTTTGCTAGAATTAGTTATGCCTCCGTAAGTGGCGTAGAGTTTCGCTAAAACTTTTTCAAGTTTAAGGTCAACTTTACTTACATCACATCCAACGTTTAAAGTGAGTTTTCTATCTACTCTTTCGACCCATCCGGAGCGAGCATTGGCCCCGCGTGTACTGAATAGAACGGCCACATACGCCGTCGTGTGATGCTAATCAACTCACTTGAGACCGTGACAGTCGAAGCAATTTGCACGTCGCCCCAGGTTCGACAACCTTTCCACCATACAGGCCGAAATGCTCGTAGGTTGATGGTTGACCATAAAACGTGCCTTGCTTAGAAACAGTTTTAGGCCAAATGGGACCGCCACTTCTTGCTCGTGTTACTTGAAGCTGGCGACAATCGTTGCTTAATGGCTTTGTGCGGCATCAGAATCGCAGATCGCAACATACTGCTTCTGATTCTGCTGATGTGTAGCATGCGTGATTCCACGTGGAGCATGAATTATGGATGTGAATACAGTTCGATCGAAATCCGTGTCCGTGGACACCGCAGATGAGTTCACAGCGAATGCGTCACCAATGCGATGGTGTATATCTGCTTCAttcctatcgatcgatcgatgcttcACATACACGCCTTGCGATCCTTGAAAAGTATCGTTAATGAGCTTTTCATGTGGAACAGCATGCAATGGAGGAGGGAGAATCGATTGCATGTTTATTCTATTGGCTTTTATTCTGTTTGAATAGTACGTCTAGACTCGAGAGCGCTTCGATAGCTATAGTTGCTCGATGGCAGCATCCCATACGGTCAAGTGTGTAGGTGCACGGCAAGGGGATGGGAACGAAAATGATGACATAATGGATGGTTATGGATGAGCATAATGATTCCTTGGAGAAATGCCCTCGTTGCAGAGTGTCGGTCTGAATGTTGGCCACTTCTACACTGTGAGTGGTACTTGTTGAAGTAGAACGGACCGAACCAGGGTCATCCTATTGAGGAAATCACTGCTCTGTTTGCTCTGTTGCTCTGTTGAATCCATTAGCTCCCGTAGTTACCATATGTTTGGTCAAATAAGTATTCAATTTCATAGCATGAATAACAATATCTTTTATATTTGGCATACATTCAAGTGAATCAACATTATCGTTGCGCTAGAAGCATTTCTTTAAGATGATTGCTGTGGCATAAAGTGCACATAGGTGGCTGAGAGCGTTGGCCAATGCTGGATGCTCTTTGCAAATGTCTTAAACCATTCCAACATCACGTATCACCGCACCTTTCACCCCACTACTTGCTTGCAATCAtgctggaaaggaagaagtCACTCTCTGAGTCAGCAAATGTGCCGGTTTTCGTACGGTCTGAAGTCCATTACAGCTCGTTGCTCGATGCCAGCTGGTCGGTCCTTGCAGCAGCCGCAGTCGTTAATCCCGTTTCACTATAAACCATGCCCAGCAACATCTTGGGCCAGTGGCTGTACCATTACTTGCAATATCAACTTCCGGGAATGTAACATTCTCCTGGCACTGCACCTTGCGATGCGCCTTGCTCTGTGGTACGGAGCTTTTTACGAAGATTACATACAATTCCTGGTAGCATCACAGGGAACGAGGTGGAAGCCAGTGCCTCCCAAAGCTAACCGAGCTATCTCATGAATTTGTAAACGAATTCGAGTGGAGTAAGCATCCCTCGAACTTCCGGTCGCTTGAAATGCTTCACCCTGTAGCACAGTGGACCGTGCTGGTTATAAACTTTTCCTTACTGCCCGCCCATTGCCATTACTTAAGCGCTACAAGAATCAGCCAAATATTGCGAACCGGGCCTGCGGGGCCCTCTGAAGACCTTTCGGATCTAGCAGATCCATTTTTATGGGCCCCCGGGAAGCCCAACATCTCAGGGCAGGTCACACTAAGGCTACTCTCAACGTCGCTGTGTGTGGATTATGGGCTAAAGGCACGACAACCTTTGGAACACCTTCTGAGAACGACAATCCTATCTCAAGCAGAAACTACCGTTGCTCAATATGCAACCATATGGTACGCCCCAGACACATCTCGTAAATTTGTTTGTCTTCAAACCAATGGAATGGTTTGAATGGCAGAAGCATCCAAACAGTAGAGCCACTTCATCGGGCTCAAGCATTGGTGCCTTTGTCTGGAGACGGCCACTTGCCGTTGAGTCGCCGGTTTCAGACTTGACAAACGGCTCATTGTGTGCTGCCGCAAAGGCTGAGGTAATGAATCATTTCCGATGGGGCGACCTTGGGTGGACAACCTTTTTCCTAAACAGCGGGGCCCTCAGCTCTTCACCGCTACCATTTTCAGGTCGATCTTATTTTTGGAGGCCACCCGCAAATGCGAACAGAGAACGCCATTTGAGCTTTTACTGGGCgagaaccaaccaacgaaaagGGGAACGCGTTCTCTGTAACCGAAGGGGACGACAGCTTTACAAGCGGAGGATATAACAAGTGGCCGACCTTGACGCACTTAGTAAGGGGTGGGCCCAGTgttttgacgacgacgacgataggtGATGATTCTTGTTCTAGGCCACGGTTGTCAGCCCATCAGCCTGTGGTTGCCGTACCGCTATGCTCCAAAAACATGGGAACCGCATTGCTGGGGTGGCAACCTTTCCGATAAGTAACCCGTAGGTGATCGAGTGTGATCGTGATAATATCTATCAGTAGAAGGTTATTGATGAGCAGTGTTCGTTCCGTTGTTGGTGATAGCTAGTAACATTCCAACATCACGTAGTTCGTTGTCTTGTCTCGACTGTTGACTCATTCAGGATTGACTCCTgagcgtgtgtatgtgtgcatgcgattcttcttcgtcttaTTTTTGCAACGCATCTTAATGTTCGAattctttcccttctcttttACTTTCAGTTTTaccaaccacaacacaacTAGATAGCGTAAAGAAATCATGTGATGAAGAGGTGGAGCACTCCAGCGGTGCACCAAGCCTGGAtggagtcagcagcagcggcggcagcaccTGCAGCGCCATTAGCAGCAGTACCGGCTACAgccaccacagcacacagcacaagaCGATGACGCTCGGCAGATCGTCGTTCTCGCATACCGGCAGCATGCCCCGCAACACCCGAAGACTGATACCAGTGGACTTTTCACTGTTTAACGTGAGTGTTTTACGGCCCAGGGTTATATAATCCACAA is a window of Anopheles aquasalis chromosome 2, idAnoAquaMG_Q_19, whole genome shotgun sequence DNA encoding:
- the LOC126572734 gene encoding uncharacterized protein LOC126572734 isoform X3; translation: MIKSFNKRNCVCLALALLCQVILISAEVEQNVTLTTDGTVPTTASTVDCFPTCTTPSFNFTDPFPTGTTQDANWTTPYYNWTTPSQNWTTPDWNATWIPTGSTPDANWTIPPVNWTTPSQNWTTPDYNATWIPTGSTPDANWTIPPVNWTTPDYNWTTPSQNWTIPPVNWTTPDYNWTTPSQNWTIPPVNWTTPDYNWTTPSQNWTTPDYNATWIPTGSTPNANSTLPTQNPTVDCAPTCTTPSFTTPLPTTITSSNSSLKRGSNARKSLRNSHPRHRAAFNSHGKLKQQQTRASSDPQQDLPEANVFPRKRLHYRAKHLNDDSNESRSV
- the LOC126572734 gene encoding uncharacterized protein LOC126572734 isoform X4 yields the protein MIKSFNKRNCVCLALALLCQVILISAEVEQNVTLTTDGTVPTTASTVDCFPTCTTPSFNFTDPFPTGTTQDANWTTPYYNWTTPSQNWTTPDWNATWIPTGSTPDANWTIPPVNWTTPDYNWTTPSQNWTIPPVNWTTPDYNWTTPSQNWTTPDYNATWIPTGSTPDANWTIPPVNWTTPSQNWTTPDYNATWIPTGSTPNANSTLPTQNPTVDCAPTCTTPSFTTPLPTTITSSNSSLKRGSNARKSLRNSHPRHRAAFNSHGKLKQQQTRASSDPQQDLPEANVFPRKRLHYRAKHLNDDSNESRSV
- the LOC126572734 gene encoding DNA-directed RNA polymerase II subunit RPB1-like isoform X1, whose translation is MIKSFNKRNCVCLALALLCQVILISAEVEQNVTLTTDGTVPTTASTVDCFPTCTTPSFNFTDPFPTGTTQDANWTTPYYNWTTPSQNWTTPDWNATWIPTGSTPDANWTIPPVNWTTPDYNWTTPSQNWTIPPVNWTTPDYNWTTPSQNWTTPDYNATWIPTGSTPDANWTIPPVNWTTPSQNWTTPDYNATWIPTGSTPDANWTIPPVNWTTPDYNWTTPSQNWTIPPVNWTTPDYNWTTPSQNWTIPPVNWTTPDYNWTTPSQNWTTPDYNATWIPTGSTPNANSTLPTQNPTVDCAPTCTTPSFTTPLPTTITSSNSSLKRGSNARKSLRNSHPRHRAAFNSHGKLKQQQTRASSDPQQDLPEANVFPRKRLHYRAKHLNDDSNESRSV
- the LOC126572734 gene encoding DNA-directed RNA polymerase II subunit RPB1-like isoform X2, translating into MIKSFNKRNCVCLALALLCQVILISAEVEQNVTLTTDGTVPTTASTVDCFPTCTTPSFNFTDPFPTGTTQDANWTTPYYNWTTPSQNWTTPDWNATWIPTGSTPDANWTIPPVNWTTPDYNWTTPSQNWTIPPVNWTTPDYNWTTPSQNWTTPDYNATWIPTGSTPDANWTIPPVNWTTPSQNWTIPPVNWTTPDYNWTTPSQNWTIPPVNWTTPDYNWTTPSQNWTTPDYNATWIPTGSTPNANSTLPTQNPTVDCAPTCTTPSFTTPLPTTITSSNSSLKRGSNARKSLRNSHPRHRAAFNSHGKLKQQQTRASSDPQQDLPEANVFPRKRLHYRAKHLNDDSNESRSV